In Cupriavidus taiwanensis, the following are encoded in one genomic region:
- a CDS encoding branched-chain amino acid ABC transporter permease encodes MEQAMQQPREPVVTGRTLRYRPLNLARWIIWSLTILLMLVLPLYFTGGFAITLLSQMGIMIIFALSYNMLLGQTGMLSFGHAVYSGLGAFIAVHVLNMVGAGKVWLPVSMLPLVGGLAGAFFGVIFGYVTTKKAGTTFAMITMGIGEMVFASSLMFPEFFGGEGGISTNRVVGDPFLGLTFGPGRQVYYLIAVWCLVSMVAMYAWTQTPLGRIANAVRDNPERVEFIGYNTQRVRYLVLILSAFFAGISGALAAINFEIVSAENVSAVRSGGVLLAVFIGGAGVFFGPIIGAVVFVLFAVALSDLTKAWLLYLGLFFVLMVMFVPGGLASLLLMQLPLLGKGKLGRMLPYYARAGGAGVVLLLAMIVTVELVYKVQVDSANGTAMKLFGIGFDAANWGPWLAAAALWAVGLAAWRLAVRASRAQWDKVQAEIAGGRA; translated from the coding sequence ATGGAGCAAGCGATGCAACAACCGCGCGAGCCGGTGGTGACCGGCCGCACCCTGCGCTACCGCCCGCTGAACCTGGCGCGCTGGATTATCTGGAGCCTGACCATCCTGTTGATGCTGGTGCTGCCGTTGTACTTCACCGGGGGCTTCGCCATTACGCTGCTGTCGCAGATGGGCATCATGATCATCTTCGCGCTGTCGTACAACATGCTGCTGGGGCAGACCGGCATGCTGTCGTTCGGCCACGCGGTGTATTCCGGGCTGGGCGCGTTTATCGCCGTGCACGTGCTGAACATGGTCGGCGCCGGCAAGGTGTGGCTGCCGGTGTCGATGCTGCCGCTGGTGGGCGGGCTGGCGGGCGCGTTTTTCGGCGTCATCTTCGGCTACGTCACCACCAAGAAGGCCGGCACCACCTTCGCCATGATCACCATGGGCATCGGCGAGATGGTCTTTGCCAGCTCGCTGATGTTCCCGGAGTTCTTCGGCGGCGAGGGCGGCATCTCGACCAACCGCGTGGTCGGCGACCCGTTCCTGGGCCTGACCTTCGGGCCGGGGCGCCAGGTCTACTATCTGATCGCGGTGTGGTGCCTGGTGTCGATGGTGGCGATGTACGCGTGGACGCAGACGCCGCTGGGCCGCATTGCCAACGCCGTGCGCGACAATCCCGAGCGGGTCGAGTTCATCGGCTACAACACCCAGCGCGTGCGCTACCTGGTGCTGATCCTGTCGGCGTTCTTCGCCGGCATCTCGGGCGCGCTGGCGGCGATCAACTTCGAGATCGTCTCGGCCGAGAACGTCAGCGCGGTGCGTTCGGGCGGCGTGCTGCTGGCGGTGTTCATCGGCGGTGCCGGGGTGTTCTTCGGACCGATCATCGGCGCGGTGGTGTTCGTGCTGTTCGCGGTGGCGCTGTCGGACCTGACCAAGGCCTGGCTGCTCTACCTGGGCCTGTTCTTCGTGCTGATGGTGATGTTCGTGCCGGGCGGCCTGGCGAGCCTGCTGCTGATGCAATTGCCGTTGCTGGGCAAGGGCAAGCTGGGCCGCATGCTGCCGTACTACGCGCGTGCCGGCGGCGCCGGCGTGGTGCTGCTGCTGGCGATGATCGTCACGGTCGAGCTGGTCTACAAGGTCCAGGTCGACAGCGCCAACGGCACCGCCATGAAGCTGTTCGGCATAGGCTTCGACGCGGCCAACTGGGGCCCGTGGCTGGCGGCGGCGGCACTGTGGGCGGTGGGGCTGGCCGCGTGGCGGCTGGCGGTGCGCGCGTCGCGCGCGCAGTGGGACAAGGTGCAGGCAGAAATCGCAGGAGGCAGGGCATGA
- a CDS encoding branched-chain amino acid ABC transporter substrate-binding protein, whose translation MTKMRPLVAGVAMFAALGSALVSGSALADTVKIAFIDPLSGLMAPVGQNQLKSWQYVAEVANQKGWAGPHKFEVVGFDNKLSPQESLTILKQAIDQGIRYVVQGNGSSVGLALQDAVAKHNERNPGKEIVYLNYAAVDPDMTNAKCNYWHFRLDANSDMKMEALTTFLAKDPNVKKVYLINQNYSFGHQVAKAAKDYLKRKRPDIQIVGEDLHPLAQVKDFAPYAAKIKASGADTVITGNWGSDLALLIKAGKDAGLTTNYYTYYAGTTGVPTAMGAAGAERVKYVGYYNPNNKGFRGADIVEGYKKKYNDDFYVMASYTGIAMLSKAMKDTNSTDPVKVAKALEGIKVDSMNGTVEMRNTDHQAQQPLVVATWTKVDGKEIKYDQENTGYGWKTNALMDQYVSAQPTSCQMKRPG comes from the coding sequence ATGACCAAAATGCGTCCGCTGGTGGCCGGTGTGGCCATGTTTGCCGCACTGGGTTCTGCGCTGGTTTCGGGGTCCGCACTCGCGGATACGGTGAAGATCGCCTTTATCGATCCGCTCTCGGGGCTGATGGCCCCGGTTGGCCAGAACCAGCTCAAGAGCTGGCAGTACGTGGCCGAGGTTGCCAACCAGAAGGGCTGGGCCGGTCCGCACAAGTTCGAGGTGGTGGGCTTCGACAACAAGCTGTCGCCGCAGGAAAGCCTGACCATTTTGAAGCAGGCGATCGACCAGGGCATCCGCTACGTCGTGCAGGGCAACGGCTCGTCGGTCGGCCTGGCGCTGCAGGATGCGGTGGCCAAGCACAACGAGCGCAACCCGGGCAAGGAAATCGTCTACCTGAACTACGCCGCGGTGGATCCGGACATGACCAATGCCAAGTGCAACTACTGGCATTTCCGGCTCGATGCCAACTCGGACATGAAGATGGAGGCGCTGACCACCTTCCTGGCCAAGGACCCCAACGTCAAGAAGGTCTACCTGATCAACCAGAACTATTCGTTCGGGCACCAGGTGGCCAAGGCCGCTAAGGACTACCTGAAGCGCAAGCGCCCGGACATCCAGATCGTCGGCGAAGACCTGCACCCGCTGGCCCAGGTCAAGGACTTCGCGCCCTATGCCGCCAAGATCAAGGCTTCGGGCGCCGATACCGTGATCACCGGCAACTGGGGCAGCGACCTGGCGCTGCTGATCAAGGCCGGCAAGGACGCCGGCCTGACCACCAACTATTACACCTACTACGCCGGCACCACCGGCGTGCCGACGGCGATGGGCGCGGCCGGGGCCGAGCGCGTCAAGTACGTGGGCTACTACAACCCGAACAACAAGGGCTTCCGCGGCGCCGACATCGTCGAGGGCTACAAGAAGAAGTACAACGACGACTTCTACGTGATGGCCTCGTACACCGGCATTGCCATGCTCAGCAAGGCGATGAAGGACACCAATTCCACCGATCCGGTCAAGGTGGCCAAGGCGCTGGAAGGCATCAAGGTCGACAGCATGAACGGCACGGTCGAGATGCGCAACACCGACCACCAGGCGCAGCAGCCGCTGGTGGTGGCCACCTGGACCAAGGTCGACGGCAAGGAAATCAAGTACGACCAGGAAAACACGGGCTACGGCTGGAAGACCAACGCGCTGATGGACCAGTACGTGTCGGCCCAGCCGACCTCGTGCCAGATGAAGCGGCCGGGCTGA
- a CDS encoding ABC transporter ATP-binding protein, with protein sequence MSAAALELTDVRKKFGQTEIIRGVNLSIPRGERHALIGPNGAGKSTTFNLISGRFAPSSGTVRLNGAEIGGLQPFVINRMGLSRSFQITNIFHRLSVFENLRCAVLWSLGYKYSFWHRLTGLRDARERAEDVLELIGMQHRRDTQAGLLTYAEQRALEIGITIAGGAEVILLDEPTAGMSRSESDHAVELIRKVTVGKTLVMVEHDMSVVFGLADRISVLVYGEVIATDTPQAIRNNRKVKEAYLGTTLDEAATEGAH encoded by the coding sequence ATGAGCGCGGCGGCACTGGAACTGACCGATGTACGCAAGAAGTTCGGCCAGACGGAGATCATCCGCGGCGTGAACCTGAGCATCCCCAGGGGCGAGCGCCATGCGCTGATCGGCCCCAACGGGGCCGGCAAGTCGACCACCTTCAACCTGATCTCGGGCCGCTTTGCGCCGAGCAGCGGCACGGTGCGGCTGAACGGCGCAGAGATCGGCGGGCTGCAGCCCTTCGTCATCAACCGCATGGGGCTGTCGCGCAGCTTCCAGATCACCAATATCTTCCACCGGCTGTCGGTGTTCGAGAACCTGCGCTGCGCGGTGCTGTGGTCGCTGGGGTACAAGTATTCGTTCTGGCACCGGCTCACCGGCCTGCGCGACGCGCGCGAGCGCGCCGAGGACGTGCTCGAGCTGATCGGCATGCAGCATCGCCGCGATACCCAGGCCGGCCTGCTGACCTATGCCGAGCAGCGCGCGCTGGAGATCGGCATCACCATCGCCGGCGGCGCCGAGGTGATCCTGCTGGACGAGCCCACCGCGGGCATGAGCCGCTCGGAATCGGACCACGCGGTCGAACTGATCCGCAAGGTCACGGTGGGCAAGACGCTGGTGATGGTGGAGCACGACATGAGCGTGGTGTTCGGGCTGGCCGACCGCATCTCGGTGCTGGTCTACGGCGAGGTCATCGCCACCGATACCCCGCAGGCGATCCGCAACAACCGCAAGGTCAAGGAAGCCTACCTGGGCACCACGCTCGACGAAGCCGCCACCGAAGGAGCGCACTGA
- a CDS encoding branched-chain amino acid ABC transporter permease, protein MEFFVISLLNGISYGLLLFMLSSGLTLIFSMMGVLNFAHASFYMLGAYFAYTIATKIGFWPALIFAPLLVAGAGALVERFGLRTVHKYGHVAELLFTFGLAYLIEEGVKLVWGLAAVPYRIPAELDGPLFTVFTSSFPKYRAFMMLVSLGMLVAIYLVLTRTRIGLVIQAALTHPETVEALGHNVPRVFMMVFGGGAALAGLAGVIGGNAFVTEPSMAAAVGSIVFVVAVVGGMGSLVGAFIASILIGVLQTFAVTIDASLAGLLTSLGLAVSEATPFYSLWKLTVAQVAPVLPYLLLVVMLIFRPRGLMGTRES, encoded by the coding sequence GTGGAATTCTTCGTCATCTCACTGCTGAACGGGATCAGCTACGGGCTGCTGCTGTTCATGCTGTCGTCTGGCCTTACGCTGATCTTCAGCATGATGGGCGTGCTCAACTTCGCCCATGCCAGCTTCTACATGCTGGGCGCCTACTTTGCCTACACCATCGCCACCAAGATCGGCTTCTGGCCGGCGCTGATCTTCGCGCCGCTGCTGGTGGCGGGCGCGGGCGCGCTGGTGGAGCGCTTCGGCCTGCGCACGGTGCACAAGTACGGCCATGTGGCCGAGCTGCTGTTCACCTTCGGGCTGGCCTACCTGATCGAGGAGGGCGTCAAGCTGGTGTGGGGCCTGGCGGCGGTGCCGTACCGGATTCCCGCGGAGCTGGACGGGCCGCTGTTCACGGTGTTCACCTCGTCGTTCCCCAAGTACCGCGCCTTCATGATGCTGGTGTCGCTGGGCATGCTGGTGGCGATCTACCTGGTGCTGACGCGCACCCGCATCGGGCTGGTGATCCAGGCCGCGCTGACGCATCCGGAAACGGTCGAGGCGCTGGGCCACAACGTGCCGCGCGTATTCATGATGGTGTTCGGCGGCGGCGCCGCATTGGCCGGGCTGGCGGGAGTGATCGGCGGCAACGCCTTCGTCACCGAGCCGTCGATGGCCGCGGCGGTGGGATCGATCGTGTTCGTGGTGGCGGTGGTGGGCGGCATGGGCTCGCTGGTGGGCGCGTTTATCGCGTCGATCCTGATCGGCGTGCTGCAGACCTTCGCCGTCACCATCGATGCCTCGCTGGCGGGCCTGCTGACCAGCCTTGGGCTGGCCGTCAGCGAGGCCACGCCGTTCTATTCGCTGTGGAAGCTGACGGTGGCCCAGGTGGCGCCGGTGCTGCCATACCTGCTGCTGGTGGTGATGCTGATCTTCCGCCCGCGTGGACTGATGGGAACCCGGGAGAGCTGA